The sequence below is a genomic window from Cicer arietinum cultivar CDC Frontier isolate Library 1 chromosome 6, Cicar.CDCFrontier_v2.0, whole genome shotgun sequence.
ttataaaagaagAGTACTTTTATTTGTAGTGTTGGCGTTGGGTATGTCATACGTGACCTCCTTCGGTTATAGAGGAATGATTATTTGGTAGTAAGTATCTGTCAAGAAGGAAGGCACCATTGgattttaataaaacaaatgtcGAATGTAAGCAATTTGTCAAacataaaatcattttatgaaTGAGAATATAAGAGATAATAATTTCATCATAAAAGAGATTAGGAAACAAGTGTCAACATTATTAATAATGTTGAAAAGCCAGCCAGAAGGAGTCattaacaattaacaataacatatagtaaaatatattcgCTTCAGGTGTATTAAGATTGCAGCAATAGAATGCTATCCAATGAAACAGTCAGCTTTAACTACAAGTAGATGACTAGATGCAGTCAAATTTCTTAAGcgtaaataatcaaataaaaaattagctAAAAATGCGCTAATGTAACTTTTTAatcaatgaattaattgaaGGTAACACTAACACTGAACTGGATTGAACAACTGCAttgaatgatttatttattctgttgttgaatattttttatgacaGCAACACAGCATTGCTGTCAAGAAGAGTAAGAAAGAGTAGTGAGAGGGGCATTTTGGTCATTAGATGTGAAAGAAGGAAGGTGGTTAGTGATTTGATTCTTGTCTTCCTCACCACTGTTCCCCTGTCGCCATAACCAACTAACAACACTCAATTTCACTCACTTCACATATTTTCAGATCTGAAAATATTCACACAGAGATATGAGAGAACCGTCGTCGGTGGGAGTCGAAAGTACCGGCGTCGTTTCATCGCCGCCTCAAGCGCTTCTCGAGAGACTCAAAGACTACGGTCAGGAAGACGTTTTCGCTCTATGGGACGAACTCTCCCATGAGGAACGCGACTTTCTCGTCAAGGACATTGAGGTAAATTTATCACGATCCATAGTACCCGATTCAATTACTAATACAATTCAGAGCATTATTAGATTTGCAATTCAACTtcgttttgtttataattaacgAATCATTTTGATTTCTGAAACACGAGGTTTTGGATTTTCGTTCTGTTCTGTTATTTTTTTGCAGAGTTTAGATATTTCGAGAATTGACCGGATTATTCGGTGTTCATTGCGATCTCAAGGTTTTGATTCttataataattgaattgaattgttGCATGGTGATGATTTTGTTTGTGCTGTGTGTTTTGTTGATTGATGGTTGGTTGATTTTTCAGGGTTACCGGCAGCTGCCATTGAACCTGTGCCGGAGAGCAGTGTTTCGAAGTTGGAGGAGCGAAGTCAAGAGGAACGAGAGAGATGGTGGAAAAAGGGGTTGAAGGCTATTTCAGACGGCAAGTTAGCTGTTTTGCTTTTATCCGGTGGTCAGGTATCTTTTAAACTGTTTTGGAGGAAGATGAACACATAGAAATACATCCTAAACATgtttttgtgttaatttttatttatttaaaaaaaatgatagtaatgatatgttattttaattgttttattatttttggatgTCAATGGTATTTTATGTGAACTTTATTACACTAATAGCGGTATTATTTTGTGCCGACGACAATAATAAAGATTACAACCAATATGATtgctcattttttatttatttatgagttgCACTTTGAGGATTTGTTATAATTCTACACTTTTTGGGACTTTACTTCATATAGACAAGTTAGAATTCGGGACTCTTCCATTTTTATTGTCCCTAAAAAGAAACATCATTGGCTCAAAAGATGTGAGAGTGTAAAGCAGAAggtttttttaatcataaaaaaagtttaatataaTCTGCTTTCAAGTGTAAAGCATTATTGGCTCTTGGTTTATTGTAATCATTAATTACGACAAAGTTGCTTTATGTTATGGGATTACCCCTCGTCTCTCTCATCTCCTTGGATTCGAACCAAACAGCAAATAGTAAAGTACTTACTATATACAGTAATATAATGTCATCTTCGTTGATATCTTCGTTgatattgttatcattattttattttatttaatattaattaataatatatatatatatatatatatatatgtatatatatatatgttgacCTATCAGACCTAATAGGGTTCTTTGTAAGCCTAagtctaatttatttaaattaatatgttttaaaaaaagcatgagtctagcctttttattaaacaagtcAGATCAAACCAAGTCATAAATATATCAAGCCATAAGTCCCTAACGGACGGCCTAACTTATTTTTTCCCTTACTTGTGACCATACTTGTgttcttctatatatatatatatatatatatatatatatatatataggtggCGATCCAAAAAATTCTTAGATGAGTTACAAAACTCTTAGATGAGTTACTCTGCATAATAAATCTATATAAGTGATAAATTTCACTAAGTTGATTATTGACATAATATACTTTCCAcccctatatatatatgtgtgtgtgagGATTTGTTAACTCAATTTAATAACTCTATAAACAATGAATTTCACTAACCCAATCGTTGATGattgacataatatattaatgatcaaccacacaaaattttatataaatctgAAATTTTTAGCTATGTAATTTAACCATTGttaattacttatatttttaaaaagcttATTATatgttcatttgaaattattatatGCTTAGTAACTCTCTGATGAGTTACTCTGCTTAATAGCTCAATATAAGCGATGTATTTCACTAGTCCAACCGTCTAATCAAAAGTTCTTATTATGTAGATCAATtccacaaatttttataaaattttaaaactatttgatactttattaaataatttcaaataaacatataatatgctttttaaaaatataagtaaatatcaaTGTTTAGATTACATAGCtacaaattttggatttatattaaattttgtgtgcttgatcattaatatattatgtcaatAATCAACGGTTGGATTAGTGAAATTTATCGTTTATATTGAGTTATTAAGTGAAGTAACTCATCACATAGTTAGTTCTAGAGTCGATGAATCGTcaccctatatatatatatctttgttTAATGTGCAAAAGTAAGATTTACATCGTCTCGCACAAGTTTATTTTCACCATAAAATTtgaccaatatatatatataaaataccaACTCCAACTCATTTTGCAGTGGGtgtaaattaacaatttataattacaaatttgttaaatacaCCTCAAGGTATAACTTGTTAATTTAGATAAATTATATAACTAGTGGGTGCAAGGTAGCAAATTTTGCAAGTCTTAAAGTGTAACTTGTTAACAAGGATTTTAGTTGTTTGTTGTTGACTAGTTGCAGTTATAAGGTATACAACTACTTAAAGCACCCCTTTCCTCCATCTATAAACATCCCACACCATCCACTAGTTTGTGAATAAGATACCAGCACCTATAATAAATTTGgagaaaaaatgattaaaagcATGGTTTACTTGTATCATGTTCATTCTACACATGGCATgcataaaacaaattttgactAAAAGCTGCGGAAaggaaatacatattttttccTTGCAGTGTGTTTGATACACACTAAGGAAAAATACAAGCAGAAAACGTGACAAATACTTAACATATGTTTTATACATATATGGATAGAGAGATCAGGGAGGGAGAAAGACCTTAGATGAGTAAAACAAATTAagatagcttttttttttttttttaattatttgtcctatgatgatttttaaaatcaaacatgaaacataatttttcacTCTGTCCGTTcctatttttttgacaaatcaAATAGACCCTTGATTTATTTTGATCTATGTAGTTAGTGAAGGATTGCATCGTTGCAATCGACCCCCAAAACACTATTGCGGTGAAGTGGGTGGCAGTATGGCTGCTACGCCAAAGCTTAGGCAAACAATACAAGCAATTTATACTGTACTCATATAAGAGCTCAAAAGTATAAGAATACAAAAAATCGAACACATTCATAACTAACAATCAAAGTTCATGTTACTAAATAGCAAATATGCAGAGGGACGGGACGGGTTCTGTCACAAGGAGAAGAGTGGGTCTGCTAGGTTTTTTTCTCGCATAGAGGGGGGAAAAGTGGGGCTGCTAGGTTTTTTTACTCCACTACACAACGGCTGCAATTAAGTACATAAATTTTGATGCCTACTGTCTTCAGCCTCAGAATGTTAGTTTTGTAGCACCGCATTCTTAGTGGACTTGAAGCACATGGGCTAATTTATGTTCTATTCAGTTTTTGTTCCTAACCGTTAAATTTCAACTGTTTGGTTGTTTGGCTGACTTAAGAATGTCTCAACTATAAATGCAGGGGACTAGGCTTGGAAGTTCAGATCCAAAAGGATGTTTCAGTGAGTATTCTGCTTGATATGGAAAGCaaattattgaagctcaagttTCTGACTTTCTTCAGTTGGCATGTGTTTCTCTGTTAACTATTAATTACTAGGAAATTTATAAATTCTGtataatgttaaaaataattattgtctGTTTAAGCTCTCAACAAAGTAAGATATGTACGTAATCCCTATTCCACTACTCATTGTATTCATCATTTGATAGAGATCTAGTGCATTGTTCTGGGCCATAGATTAATTTTtctacttctaaaaaaaatgtgaagtgtgatttgtttttgtttcattaaTTTTTCACTTTTTGTGGGTTTTAGCGGTGTTTATAACTTACTATACATTGACGTACTCATCCCATCTTTGGTTCATTCTAACTGAAACCTATGGTAGATGCTTCATCCAAACAAACAAATTTGGGAAGACTACAAGTTACTTTGGAAGAAATGAaacaaaatgtttttatttaaaatatggatttttttaattcaaatccTACTTGTTAGTAAGAATGCAAAATATACTCATCTTGGAAAGCATAAATGTAGTTGTTGAATGTTAGGCATGGATGGGTTACAAGCAAGTTAACATTTGCACGTATGAATAGAAGGCATTTGAACAATTCTAACCCTAGGACTAATGACATTTTTACtgattcaaatataaatactttGTGCATTTCATCCAATCTGCTTGAATTCTCTGTATCTTATATCTTGCTAAAGTTTCGGCTAAATTTGATTTCTAAATTGTATTGAAGTAGCAGAAGGATAGTTTGCATTTCTTTGACATTTGCATAAGCCTTCCTTTATTGTGTGAAGACACATCTGTATGTGATATTTCTGTCATTATAAAATGCTTTGAGAGTAAATGCTgtaatatatcttttatttatgtgttttcatattttattttagatattgGACTTCCATCTGGAAAATCGCTTTTTCAACTTCAAGCTGAGAGGATTTTGTGTGTGCAGAGATTAGCTGCTCAAGCTACAAATGAGAGTCAGTATCATTTGTCTTGGTTCAGTTTGTTGATGCATTATTCTTTGTGTCATCATCTTCTGTTTGTCTATTGCAGGTTCTGCTTCTTCAGTGCAAATACACTGGTACATAATGACTAGTCCCTTCACTGATGAGGCAACACGCAAATTCTTTGAGAGTCACAAATTTTTTGGTCTTGAAGCAGAACAGGTAAGATATCTTCAAAACTTTTTTCTTGTGTTAGTAGTACTTATTTTTGAATGGTTTGTTTACTTTAGGTTCACCTCTTTGATATGTAGGTTACATTTTTCCGGCAAGGGACCATTCCGTGTGTTTCCAAGGATGGTAGATTTATTATGGAGACTCCATATAGGGTAAGGTCTCATTTTTCTACTGAGGTCTGAGCTTAAGCCAATTATGCTTTCTTCTCACTTTTTGCTTTCTTAAACTAATGTCAACTGCTAAGTAATTAAATATTCTAATCAAATAAAGAGTTTGGGAACAAATAGTGAAAGGTGGAGAAATTATGAAATTGTAATTGATGATAGCTATAAATATTAACTCTATAAGGTAAAAACAGTTCAGTAGTCGAGAGCTGAAAAATAATGACCTACTACTTACATAAAATCAAATGGTGATTTATATAGTAGAATTCGTTTAACAATACTCTTGTCATGCAACCAACTAGGCAGGGAACTTATTTGTTTCAGTTTTTAATCCatgaaatgaaagaagaaatttatgAGAATGGGGATGGCAAGGATGAAAAATTTGACCGCTTGATCACTATGAATACAATACCACGTAAAAAACAAACACTTCCTAGTACGAACCCAAGAATTGGATTCCAAGGATTTAGAAAAAGTAcactaatatttagaaaaaagataagaaatatTAGGAGAGAATCTCTCCAAGAAAATGATAACAAGAGGGATACGCTCATACAATAGTATACACCACTCAATTTCTAAAGTTGCTAAAAGATGCTTTACAAGGGAATGGAAGTCTATATTTATAGACTTCCTATACACAATGATAGGGAAAAGGATTAATTGCAACTACCCTAAAACAGAAACAGCTAGCAAACAGAAAATAACTAACCTAACTAACTAATCCGACAACCCTTAACTACTTCAACTACTCTAATTTCCCTTTATTCTATATCCTAACACTTCCAAAAGCTTAAGATGTTAGAAGAATGTTCATGGATAGTTTTATCTCCTATTTCTTGTTATTCTTTTGCCTTATTTCTAATGTTTTAACTGTTTCATGGCATATTCGTTGTCCTTCAATTTAATAAATCCTTCAATTGTCATAGAGATTATTTGGTCCtggaaatattttaattttttgttggatTGTTTTAATAAATGGGTTTTAAAACACAGGAACATTACAAACCCAGGGATTGCTGGTTGGAAAAGGCACATTTTTTCATCCGTAGCTTGAAATGATTAGGGCCATGCTAGGCTCCTTATTGTGTGatgttttgttaattaaaaaaagcaGCATATGCCACTGATTCAGACATTTAAATCATAATAGTCGGAAATGAAATTGTAGATAAAAAACTGCTTTCTTTCTCTACCCCACCCCTTTGTTCAATTACTTTGAGTCATGAAATGCATTTATAATCTAATTGGGAATGAACACATGAGGATGAGGGTCCTTTATTCACAACTTATAGCTTTGCCTATCTAATTTTATGTCTCTAATGCTACATTTGAACCTTCCAATTCTTTGTTTTATGACATTATTTAAGTTCTGACTGGTGGATTACTATTAAACTTATAAAACCAGGTTGCAAAAGCTCCTGATGGGAATGGTGGAGTGTATTCAGGTACCTTTATGAGCCCTTCATTACAATGTGATATTGGTTGGGCAAGATTGGATCTATTGAAATACTCTTTTTCTGTGTGTATTTAGCTTTGAAGTCTACCAAATTATTGGAGGATATGGCCTCAAAAGGAATTAAGTATATTGATTGCTATGGAGTTGACAACGCACTGGTgaattttctttatttcctcTTTTGACTGTTTAATCAATCTGTTTTCTAGGTCATTTCTTACTTCAAATTTAAAGCAGTATTGACTTGGACTTGTGAAACAGGTTCGAGTTGCTGATCCATCTTTTTTAGGTTACTTTATTGATAAAGGCGTCGCTTCAGCAGCAAAAGTAGTGCGCAAGGTAACAAATGGATCAAGTTACTCCTGACTAGTCACTTGGTCATCTTTGTAGAGTATATTTGAATTTGAGAGGTCTGGTTATCCATTACCTTTACTTTTCTAATTGGTTCAAGGGTAGAAATCTTTCTAAAccttttctttgttattttaagTTATGGTTGTGTTGTGTATGATTGGATTCTGCAAATAGACTGGTAAGTGGATAATCATTCTGCATGAGTTATTTTTGCAAGGATGCCTAGAACCCAGGGATccaattatttagttttttttaaggTATTTGGGCAATTACTCAGAAAAATAAACTAGAACTCAGGGATCCAATTATTTAAGAAGTTGGACAATAACTCAGAAAAATAAACTAGAACTCAGGGATCCAATTATTTAGGAAGTTGGACAATAACTCAGAAAAATAAACTAGATCTCAGGGATCCAATTATTTGATATAAACTAAATACAAGGTCAGCatctattaattaattgaagTTTTAAAAATGTTTGTATTCCTTGCAAATATGACTCCTTTTGGTTTTAGGCACTGCAAATAAAAAGGTTTGTGGTCCCTAAAAATAGACAATTGTGTTTTTGGGCatcattattttgttttagcCTCAGTAATATTTGGCTCATGTTTAGTAGGGTTTCCGTCAATCAATAATTCAATAGATTTTGTTCGTTACATAGTCTATGCTTATTAATCTGGTCCTTATATGGCAGGCATATCCACAAGAAAAGGTTGGGGTGTTTGTACAGAGAGGTAAAGGTGGTCCTCTTACTGTAGTTGAATACAGCGAGTTGGACCCATCACTAGCTTCCACAGTCAATCAAGCAACTGGCCGTCTTCGATTTTGTTGGAGTAACGTTAGTCTGTTCTTCTTTATAATCTCATGTCTTATGCTtccaaacttaattttttatgaacttTGAAGATTAGCACCCTACACTTCCTAAAAGGGTCGGCCCAACATGTTGTCAGGCctaaaacgaaaataatattttcaaaagttaataaataaattattaatattttatttaataactatagaaTTATTTTTTGGTAGAAATgatgaaattttcaaattcattttctctatatcttttaagaaataaaacaaaacaattcaACTGTTCTACAGCAACATCAAGAACTCATGTAGaatttttcatcttttagttgaagaagaaaatagtgtGTATATACGCTATACCACTCCAAGAACTCATGTTAGCGATGTGCTCAGTActcggtttttttttttttttttttttttttttttgatttgtcTGTNNNNNNNNNNNNNNNNNNNNNNNNNNNNNNNNNNNNNNNNNNNNNNNNNNNNNNNNNNNNNNNNNNCCAAAAACTCCTTTTTGGGGTTTTGCCAtttcttggttttttttttttttttttttttgtaattttgaataGTCTGATTCATATTTTCAAGTTGACATTTATATCttagattatttattaaattaatataattaatattgtataatatttttttttatgattgatAATAAagtcaattgatttaatattagaaTGTAAGATATTTTtacgtaaaaaaaaattgaattctcgtttattaagtaaaaaatttgtttttttagagaAGACTAAAGCTGTTGTTTTAGTGGCCTTACCGTCGACCTCATTTAAATTGAAACTAAATTGAAACTAAGTATCAACTTTTGATAGTGACACTCTGAGAACCAAATAGGAGCTTTTGTTCTATCATATATTacttctttcaattttaaatataaacaaaaagtcAAATGTATTTTGTCccaaatataagcaaaaagtcaaatatatttgtCTCAAATTTAGACagttatatttaactttttgcttatatttaagACAATTAAGACCAGAGGGAGAATCAATTAGTGAATTAGAAACTATAGGAATCTTATGATCATCTAATTTGGTTTTTATTATCTAACATAATTCCTTCAGGTTCTGTACAAATAAATTCTGAAACAAAAATATCACTTCAAGTCTTTTTTTCCTATCCATCGATGTGGTTACCAATTCCACCCTAATATCTCAGCTCATTACTCA
It includes:
- the LOC101512555 gene encoding UDP-N-acetylglucosamine diphosphorylase 1-like → MREPSSVGVESTGVVSSPPQALLERLKDYGQEDVFALWDELSHEERDFLVKDIESLDISRIDRIIRCSLRSQGLPAAAIEPVPESSVSKLEERSQEERERWWKKGLKAISDGKLAVLLLSGGQGTRLGSSDPKGCFNIGLPSGKSLFQLQAERILCVQRLAAQATNESSASSVQIHWYIMTSPFTDEATRKFFESHKFFGLEAEQVTFFRQGTIPCVSKDGRFIMETPYRVAKAPDGNGGVYSALKSTKLLEDMASKGIKYIDCYGVDNALVRVADPSFLGYFIDKGVASAAKVVRKAYPQEKVGVFVQRGKGGPLTVVEYSELDPSLASTVNQATGRLRFCWSNVCLHMFTLDFLNQVANGLEKDSIYHLAEKKIPSIHGYTMGLKLEQFIFDAFPYAPTTALFEVLREEEFAPVKNANGSNYDTPDSAKLLVLRLHTRWVVAAGGFLTHSVPLYATGVEVSPLCSYVGENLEPICRGRTFHAPCEITF